A part of Agromyces protaetiae genomic DNA contains:
- a CDS encoding DUF7218 family protein produces the protein MPGRRNASLKDPELYEELREDGASKEKAARISNAAAARGRSAVGRKGGESGSYDDWTVPELKRRAKELGLHGYSDKRKPELIDALRNH, from the coding sequence ATGCCCGGACGAAGGAACGCCTCGCTCAAGGACCCCGAGCTCTACGAGGAGCTCCGAGAAGACGGGGCGTCGAAGGAGAAGGCCGCGCGCATCTCGAACGCGGCGGCCGCGCGAGGACGCAGTGCGGTCGGACGCAAGGGCGGCGAGTCGGGGTCGTACGACGACTGGACCGTCCCCGAGCTGAAGCGGCGTGCGAAAGAGCTCGGCCTCCACGGGTACAGCGACAAGCGCAAGCCCGAGCTCATCGACGCGCTGCGCAACCACTGA
- a CDS encoding AI-2E family transporter has product MIGVIVVYGIINGIIQSVIQPRVVGNAVALSQTLTFFSVLFWAVVLGPIGAILAIPLTLLVRMLLVDSNPRLAWIRPALGDFADTKQAMAAESAAAAQDKASKRAGGRA; this is encoded by the coding sequence GTGATCGGCGTCATCGTCGTCTACGGCATCATCAACGGCATCATCCAGTCGGTCATCCAGCCGCGCGTCGTCGGCAACGCGGTCGCCCTCAGCCAGACGCTCACGTTCTTCTCGGTGCTGTTCTGGGCGGTCGTGCTCGGGCCGATCGGGGCGATCCTCGCGATCCCGCTCACCCTGCTCGTGCGCATGCTCCTCGTCGACTCGAATCCGCGGCTCGCGTGGATCCGCCCGGCGCTCGGCGACTTCGCCGACACCAAGCAGGCGATGGCGGCCGAGTCCGCCGCGGCCGCGCAGGACAAGGCCTCGAAGCGCGCGGGGGGTCGCGCGTAG
- a CDS encoding AI-2E family transporter has translation MWWRRRTDRNGGADVSDGRGSEASGVFVGTGAGADGAAAFAAEDPSPHRTAFILIGLGGAALASFGIAAIGSVLAPVLLALVLTISVHPLRVGLERRGVPRGIATGSVIVAVVLLLGGFIAALVISFAQFATLLPTYVPELQAWAEGIAGWLAGFGVGPEQIELIFSGFDPGRIVEFVGGVLGNALGLTSAFVVLLTMLILMAMDAVYAPVLNREIGARRPILVEAVHEFTTGVRKYMVVTTVLGAAQGLVNWLALLVMGVPGAPLWGILSFLCSFIPNIGYFIAIVPPLVFGGSREDGRR, from the coding sequence ATGTGGTGGCGCAGACGCACGGACCGCAACGGCGGGGCGGATGTCTCGGACGGCCGCGGCTCGGAGGCATCCGGTGTCTTCGTCGGCACCGGCGCCGGTGCCGACGGCGCGGCCGCATTCGCCGCGGAAGACCCCTCACCCCACCGCACCGCGTTCATCCTCATCGGCCTCGGCGGTGCCGCGCTCGCGTCGTTCGGGATCGCCGCGATCGGATCGGTGCTCGCGCCCGTCCTGCTCGCGCTCGTGCTCACGATCAGCGTGCACCCGCTGCGGGTCGGGCTCGAACGCCGGGGTGTGCCGCGGGGGATCGCGACGGGATCGGTCATCGTCGCCGTCGTGCTGCTCCTCGGCGGGTTCATCGCCGCGCTCGTCATCTCGTTCGCGCAGTTCGCGACGCTGCTGCCGACCTACGTGCCCGAACTGCAGGCGTGGGCGGAGGGGATCGCCGGGTGGCTCGCGGGCTTCGGTGTCGGGCCTGAGCAGATCGAGCTCATCTTCTCGGGGTTCGACCCCGGCCGGATCGTCGAGTTCGTCGGCGGCGTGCTGGGCAACGCCCTCGGGCTCACGTCGGCGTTCGTCGTGCTCCTCACGATGCTCATCCTCATGGCGATGGACGCCGTCTACGCACCCGTCCTCAACCGCGAGATCGGCGCTCGTCGCCCGATCCTCGTCGAGGCGGTGCACGAGTTCACGACGGGGGTGCGCAAGTACATGGTCGTGACGACCGTGCTCGGCGCCGCCCAGGGGCTCGTCAACTGGCTCGCCCTGCTCGTGATGGGGGTTCCCGGGGCGCCGCTCTGGGGCATCCTCTCGTTCCTCTGCAGCTTCATCCCCAACATCGGCTACTTCATCGCGATCGTGCCGCCGCTCGTCTTCGGGGGCTCTCGGGAGGATGGCCGACGGTGA
- a CDS encoding ATP-dependent DNA ligase encodes MAAGEGRQTVEVDGRTLALTNLGKVMYPSTGMTKGEVVSYYAEIAPVMLPLVAGRPVTRKRWVHGVGTADAPGQVFFEKNLAGHAPEWLGRGIIEHSDGPKTYPIADTRAALVWLAQQAALEIHVPQWRFAPDGTPGNPDRMVFDFDPGEGVGLAECAEVARLVRDILTPIGLDPIPVTSGSKGIHLYAPLDGRQSSQQVSDVAHELARALEADHPKLVVSSMKKELRTGKVLIDWSQNSAAKTTIAPYSLRGRLRPTVAAPRTWDELDDPGLAQFEWQEVLERVAAGNDPAAALGGARPEASGPLSTYLSMRDPAKTPEPMPAAVPVVPVAQAGAAPADGALRFVVDEHHARSLHFDLRLERDGVLRSWAVPKGVPDDPGVNRLAVQTEDHPLEYLEFHGEIPKGQYGAGKMSVWDTGTYTAEKWRDDEIIATLKGREGGPLRGSDGRGVRVALIRTSGEGQKSQWLLHRMKEQRPDASAHAPAAAAAEISERPMLAVPGKPVDVARGDWALEWKWDGIRILARTDGGAVRLTSRSGRDETARYPELAGLARALRADALVDGELVALDADGRPDFGRMQPRMNVTRPREIAELAASVPVRLLLFDVLEVAGTPTIDEPYVERRARLERLFRPVEGVPVEVPALAASEAGSETRADPGVVEAALAEARALGLEGLVAKRRGSRYRPGVRSDDWVKLKLTRTQEVLIGGYRKGTGTREGRIKSLLVGTPTPDGRLEYAGRVWSGLGEHELDRLLATFDGLHAGDSPFVAVPPAEAADAVWVRPELVGEIEFSGWTTAGSARHPRWRGLRPDLDAASIVRERD; translated from the coding sequence ATGGCCGCAGGGGAGGGGCGCCAGACCGTCGAGGTCGACGGTCGCACGCTCGCGCTCACGAACCTCGGCAAGGTCATGTATCCGTCGACGGGCATGACGAAGGGCGAGGTCGTCTCGTACTACGCAGAAATCGCCCCGGTCATGCTTCCCCTCGTCGCGGGGCGTCCGGTGACGCGCAAGCGGTGGGTGCACGGCGTCGGCACGGCGGATGCCCCGGGGCAGGTCTTCTTCGAGAAGAACCTCGCGGGCCATGCGCCCGAGTGGCTGGGCCGCGGAATCATCGAGCACTCCGACGGGCCGAAGACCTATCCCATCGCGGACACCCGCGCCGCCCTCGTGTGGCTCGCCCAGCAGGCCGCGCTCGAGATCCACGTGCCGCAGTGGCGCTTCGCGCCCGACGGAACCCCGGGCAACCCCGACCGCATGGTGTTCGACTTCGACCCCGGCGAGGGGGTCGGGCTCGCCGAGTGCGCCGAGGTCGCGCGGCTCGTGCGCGACATCCTGACGCCCATCGGACTCGACCCGATCCCGGTCACGAGCGGCAGCAAGGGCATCCACCTCTACGCACCCCTCGACGGGCGACAGAGCTCGCAGCAGGTGTCGGATGTCGCGCATGAACTGGCCCGCGCGCTCGAGGCCGACCACCCGAAGCTCGTCGTGTCGAGCATGAAGAAGGAGCTCCGCACGGGCAAGGTGCTCATCGACTGGAGCCAGAACAGCGCCGCGAAGACGACGATCGCGCCGTATTCGCTGCGGGGGCGGTTGCGGCCGACGGTCGCGGCGCCGCGCACGTGGGACGAATTGGATGACCCGGGGCTCGCGCAGTTCGAGTGGCAGGAGGTGCTCGAACGCGTCGCCGCGGGGAACGATCCGGCTGCGGCGCTGGGCGGTGCCCGCCCCGAGGCATCCGGCCCGCTCTCGACCTACCTCTCGATGCGCGACCCGGCGAAGACGCCCGAGCCGATGCCGGCGGCCGTGCCGGTCGTGCCGGTCGCGCAGGCCGGCGCCGCCCCCGCCGACGGCGCGCTCCGCTTCGTCGTCGACGAGCATCACGCGCGCAGCCTCCACTTCGACCTGCGGCTCGAGCGCGACGGGGTGCTCCGCAGCTGGGCGGTGCCGAAGGGCGTTCCGGATGACCCGGGCGTCAACCGGCTCGCGGTGCAGACCGAGGACCATCCGCTCGAATACCTCGAGTTCCACGGCGAGATCCCGAAGGGGCAGTACGGCGCGGGGAAGATGTCGGTCTGGGACACGGGCACCTACACGGCCGAGAAGTGGCGAGACGACGAGATCATCGCAACGCTCAAGGGGCGCGAGGGCGGGCCGCTGCGCGGCTCGGACGGGCGCGGGGTGCGCGTCGCGCTCATCCGCACGTCGGGCGAGGGGCAGAAGTCTCAGTGGCTCCTGCACCGCATGAAGGAGCAGCGGCCGGATGCCTCGGCGCACGCGCCTGCGGCGGCGGCCGCTGAGATCTCCGAACGCCCCATGCTCGCCGTGCCGGGCAAACCCGTCGACGTCGCGCGCGGCGACTGGGCGCTCGAGTGGAAGTGGGACGGCATCCGCATCCTCGCCCGCACCGACGGCGGAGCGGTGCGCCTCACGAGCCGCAGCGGCCGCGACGAGACCGCCCGCTACCCCGAACTCGCCGGGCTCGCCCGGGCGCTCCGCGCCGACGCGCTCGTCGACGGCGAACTCGTCGCCCTCGACGCCGACGGACGGCCCGACTTCGGGCGCATGCAGCCGCGGATGAACGTCACGCGTCCGCGCGAGATCGCCGAACTCGCGGCATCCGTGCCCGTGCGCCTGCTGCTCTTCGACGTGCTCGAGGTCGCGGGCACGCCGACGATCGACGAGCCGTACGTCGAGCGGCGGGCGCGGCTCGAGCGCCTGTTCCGGCCCGTCGAAGGGGTGCCCGTCGAAGTGCCCGCGCTCGCGGCATCCGAAGCCGGTTCCGAAACGCGCGCCGACCCGGGCGTGGTCGAGGCCGCGCTCGCCGAAGCCCGTGCGCTCGGCCTCGAGGGGCTCGTCGCGAAGCGACGCGGCTCGCGGTACCGCCCGGGGGTGCGGAGTGACGACTGGGTGAAGCTCAAGCTCACGCGCACGCAGGAGGTACTGATCGGCGGCTACCGCAAGGGCACCGGCACGCGCGAGGGCCGCATCAAGTCGCTCCTCGTCGGCACGCCGACCCCCGATGGCCGCCTCGAGTATGCGGGACGGGTGTGGTCGGGGCTCGGCGAGCACGAGCTCGACCGCCTGCTCGCGACCTTCGACGGCCTGCACGCGGGCGACTCCCCGTTCGTCGCCGTGCCGCCCGCCGAGGCGGCCGACGCCGTGTGGGTGCGCCCCGAACTCGTCGGTGAGATCGAGTTCTCGGGCTGGACGACGGCGGGGTCGGCAAGGCATCCGCGCTGGCGGGGGCTCCGCCCCGACCTCGACGCCGCCTCGATCGTGCGCGAGCGGGACTGA
- a CDS encoding DNA topoisomerase IB, producing the protein MPRLTRVEPYTSPGWTRVRRGGGFSYVGPHGERASARDRARFAELAVPPAWKDVWIADAANAHLLAVGVDAAGRRQYLYNPIWRERQDIEKFDRMVLLARVLPEARLTAERELSVGLAEHGLEEHRVLAAAFRTLDLGALRVGSEESLAAARHRGLTTLLVRNATVETRGAASADATAHPPVVRFRFRAKDGIAQDLSVGDAALAGFVTLARERAASARLYAWRAEHTRRHRALTAAEVNDDIRRRTGGDFTAKDFRTLRGTIVAAERLAEIGVESSARARAAAMRDAVVATSVALGNTPAIAKASYVDPRVFTAYDRGVVLSRRGAAERALIALVAADAESAPGVEAGSAA; encoded by the coding sequence ATGCCTCGCCTCACACGCGTCGAGCCGTACACGTCGCCGGGGTGGACGAGGGTCCGCCGCGGCGGCGGCTTCTCGTATGTCGGCCCGCACGGCGAACGCGCGAGCGCTCGTGATCGAGCCCGGTTCGCCGAGTTGGCGGTGCCTCCCGCGTGGAAGGACGTCTGGATCGCCGATGCCGCGAACGCGCATCTGCTCGCCGTCGGCGTCGACGCCGCAGGACGTCGCCAGTACCTCTACAACCCCATTTGGCGGGAGCGACAGGACATCGAGAAGTTCGATCGGATGGTGCTGCTCGCACGTGTCCTGCCGGAGGCGCGCCTGACCGCGGAGCGGGAACTCTCGGTCGGCCTCGCCGAACACGGGCTCGAAGAGCATCGAGTGCTCGCCGCGGCGTTCCGCACCCTCGACCTCGGAGCATTGCGCGTCGGGTCGGAGGAATCGCTCGCGGCTGCCCGCCACCGGGGTCTCACGACCCTGCTCGTGCGGAATGCGACGGTGGAGACGCGCGGGGCGGCGAGTGCCGACGCGACGGCCCACCCGCCCGTCGTGCGGTTCCGCTTCCGCGCGAAAGACGGGATCGCGCAAGACCTCAGCGTCGGCGATGCGGCGCTCGCGGGGTTCGTCACGCTCGCGCGCGAGCGCGCCGCATCCGCCCGCCTCTACGCCTGGCGAGCCGAGCACACCCGTCGCCACCGGGCGCTCACGGCCGCCGAGGTCAACGACGACATCCGTCGCCGCACGGGCGGCGACTTCACCGCGAAGGACTTCCGCACGCTGCGGGGGACGATCGTCGCAGCCGAACGGCTCGCCGAGATCGGTGTCGAGTCATCGGCCCGGGCGCGCGCTGCGGCGATGCGCGACGCCGTGGTCGCGACCTCCGTCGCCCTCGGCAATACGCCCGCGATCGCGAAAGCGAGCTATGTCGATCCGCGCGTGTTCACCGCCTACGATCGCGGGGTCGTCCTCTCGCGCCGCGGCGCAGCAGAGCGCGCGCTCATCGCGCTCGTGGCGGCGGACGCGGAATCCGCGCCGGGAGTCGAAGCCGGGTCGGCGGCCTGA
- a CDS encoding Ku protein, translating into MRAVWKGAVTFGLVNVPVKLYSATEDHDVSLHQVHAADGGRIRYQRVCEIDGEVVAYQDIDKAYDDGERTVVITDEDLKALPAERSREIEVVEFVPTEQIDPIMYDKSYYLEPDSASSKAYVLLRETLESTDRTAIVRMALRQKSSLAALRVHGDVLMVQTLRWADEVRAADFKNLGDDVKITDKELALSKQLVESLVADFDPTEFVDEYQQELRTLIAAKLEQGDALDTAATFGGAAEETGGEVIDLMEALRRSIAAKREDTEKRAAAK; encoded by the coding sequence ATGCGAGCCGTCTGGAAAGGGGCGGTCACATTCGGCCTCGTCAATGTGCCCGTCAAGCTCTACAGCGCGACCGAGGATCACGACGTGTCGCTGCACCAGGTGCACGCCGCCGACGGCGGACGCATCCGGTATCAGCGCGTGTGCGAGATCGACGGCGAGGTCGTGGCCTATCAAGACATCGACAAGGCGTACGACGACGGCGAGCGCACGGTCGTCATCACCGACGAAGATCTCAAGGCCCTGCCCGCCGAGCGCAGCCGCGAGATCGAGGTCGTCGAGTTCGTGCCGACCGAGCAGATCGACCCGATCATGTACGACAAGAGCTACTACCTCGAGCCCGACTCGGCGTCGTCGAAGGCGTACGTGCTGCTGCGCGAGACGCTCGAGTCGACCGACCGCACGGCGATCGTGCGCATGGCGCTGCGGCAGAAGTCGAGCCTCGCGGCCCTGCGCGTGCACGGCGACGTGCTCATGGTGCAGACCCTGCGCTGGGCCGACGAGGTGCGCGCCGCCGACTTCAAGAACCTCGGCGACGACGTCAAGATCACCGACAAAGAGCTCGCGCTCTCGAAGCAGCTCGTCGAGAGCCTCGTGGCCGACTTCGACCCGACCGAGTTCGTCGACGAGTATCAGCAGGAGCTCCGCACCCTCATCGCCGCGAAGCTCGAGCAGGGCGACGCGCTCGACACGGCCGCGACGTTCGGGGGCGCCGCCGAGGAGACGGGCGGCGAGGTCATCGACCTCATGGAGGCGCTGCGGCGGTCGATCGCGGCGAAGCGCGAAGACACCGAGAAGCGCGCGGCCGCGAAGTAG